In Dehalococcoidia bacterium, the genomic window CTCCGGCTCCTCCCGCCGCAACAGGCCGTTGTTGATAAAGACACAAGTCAGCTGGTCGCCTACCGCCCGATGTACCAGGGTGGCTGTCACCGCTGAGTCTACACCGCCCGATAGCGCACACAGCACCCTACCGCCGCCTACGGTGTGCCTTATCTCCTCAATGGCCTGGGCCACGAAGTTGCGGGGCGTCCAATCTCCCCGGCAGCCACACACGCGGTAGAGGAAATTGCGGATGATCTCCTTGCCCAGTGGGGTGTGGGCCACCTCGGGATGGAACTGGAGGCCAAAGAGACGGCCATCATCGGCCATGGCGGCCGTGGGGGAGTTGTCGGAGTGAGCCAGGACGCGGAAGCCAGGGGGCAGACGCACCACTTGGTCGCTGTGGGACATCCAGACGGGGAAGGAGGGGGGCAGGTCGGCTAGGAGAGGTGAGGCCGGGTCGTCTACGTACAACATGGCATGGCCATACTCCCGCCGCTCCGACGGCGCTACCTCTCCCCCCAGATGGTGGGCCAGAAGCTGCATGCCGTAGCAGATGCCCAGAACAGGCAGGCCAGACGATAGAACATAGTCGGGCAGCTGGGGGGCCCCTGGCTCATACACAGAAGCAGGGCCTCCCGACAGGACGATCCCCTTAGGCCTTAGATGAGCCACCTCTTCCCACCGCCGCTCGGGGGAGACCAGCTCACAGTAAACGTTGCACTCGCGGATGGCCCGGGCAATAAGCATGCTATACTGGGAACCGAAGTCGACGATGATGATGGCTTCCGTTGGCCGGGGGCCCTCTTGGGCCAAGGGCTGGATGGACGCTCCACGGCGTTGGCCAGCGATCTCCAAATACGTGGCTACTTCTAAGTCGTCCGAGGTGACCACTCGGTGACTCGATGATGCGGCGTCGCCTAGCTGGGCGTCCATCTTTGCTTTATATGATAGGGCATCGGCCGTTCAATCGTCAACGGATAAGACCTGTTACCACTTTTCCCTATGGAGGTGACCTTTGCTAGGACGTGCGTGGCGCTATGGGGCATTGGTGGCGGCAGCTGTCTTGGGGGTGGGAGTCCTCCTAGTAAGGGCTACCCACCCACGGCGAGCGGGCAAGATGCGTCTGCCTGGCCTGACTCACGCAGTAGAGGTCCTGCGTGACCGTTGGGGGGTGCCCCACATCTACGCTGAAAGCCTTTGGGATCTCTTCTTAGCCCTAGGGTTTGTGCAGGCCCAGGACCGCCTCTGGCAGATGGATTTCCACCGCCGTCTCGCCACGGGGACGCTGGCCGAGATATTAGGGGAGAAGGCCCTACCCTTAGACCGCCTGGTGCGGCGAGTGGGCATACACCGGGCAGCGGCCCGGGAGTGGGAAGGGTTGGAGGGGGAGGAGAGGCATCTGCTGGAGGCCTATGCCGCTGGCGTCAACGCTTACATCGCCTCCGGGCCCCCGCCTCTGGAGAGCATCCTCCTGCGTTACCGAATCCGCCCCTGGTCCCCCGCCGATAGCATAGCTTGGGCCCGGTTCATGGCTTGGTCCCTCTCGGGCAACTGGGACCAAGAGCTAGTACGCCTCTGGATCATAGAAAGGTTTGGCGCGGAGACGATGGCCGAACTGGAGCCCACCTATCCTCCTGGCAAGCCAGTGGTTGTGCCTCCAGGGGCCACCTCCACCGGCCCAGGCCCAGGCTTGGGAGACGACTATTCTCTCCCCTTGGCTGGGCATCCCATGAGCAACAACTGGGTGGTGGATGGCCACAAGTCGGCCACGGGGCGCCCCCTGCTGGCCAACGACCCCCATCTGGCCCTCGTCATGCCCTCTTTATGGTATGAGGTGCACCTGGAGTCGCCAGAGCTGCGGGTGGCGGGGGTCAGCTTGCCTGGCCTGCCGGCCATCATCATTGGTCACAACCAGCGAATAGCATGGGGCGTAACGGCAGCCATGGCCGACCAGGACGACCTATACCTTGAGGAGTTGGATCCCCATCACCCAACGCGGTACCGGTGGAAGGACGGTTGGGAGGAGGGCCAGCTGCTGCGGGAGGAGATACGGGTGCGGGGCAGGGGTCAGCCCGTCGTAGAGGAGGTCCTGGTGACCCGACATGGCCCCATCATCACCCCCTGCATCAGCGGGGAGGAGAGGCCCCTGGCCCTACGCAGCGTGTGCATCGAGGAGATCCCGTTCGCCAAAGGCATCATGGGTATTATGCGGGCCCAGTCGTGGGAGGAGTTCCGGCAGGCCCTTTTTTATTGGCCGGCCCCGGCCCTCAACTTCGTCTATGCCGACGTAGACGGCAACATAGGCTACCAATTGGCCGGCTCCATCCCCAGGCGTCGCCGGGGCCATGGCATCGTCCCCATTCCTGGGTGGACGGGAGAATTCGAGTGGGAGGGGTTCGTCCCCTTCCAGGAGCTCCCGTGGGCCCTTAACCCGCCCACTCACTGGATCGCCAGCGCCAACAACCAGGTGGCCCTCGCCGATTACCCCCACTTCCTCTCCGCCACCTATGCCGATAGCCCTCGCATCGAGCGCATAGTCCAGATGCTGGGCGAGAAGGAACGCATCTCAGTGGCCGACTGCCAGCGCATGCAGAACGACCTCCTGTCCCTACCGGGGCAGGAGCTGGTGCGGCGTATCCTCTCCTTGCGCCCCACCGACCCCTGGTGTCAGCGGGCCCAGTCCTTCCTTAAGGTCTGGGACGGCACTCTGGCTGCCGACAGCGTGGCAGCAGCCATAGTGGAGGTCTGTTTCGTACACCTGGTTCGTAAGGCCCTGGAGGAGAAGGTGGGGGCCTGGGCGGACTTTCTGTTGGGGAAGCCTGTCCACCCCATCCGTGAGGGGCCCGCCTTCTTCATGGGGGCGGCCTCCTGGCTCTTGCGCAAGATGGAAGAGCGGCCCGACTGGTTCCGCGACCGCACGTGGCAGGAGGTCATGACGGAGGCCCTAAAGGAGGCCACCGAGGAGCTGCG contains:
- the guaA gene encoding glutamine-hydrolyzing GMP synthase, which codes for MDAQLGDAASSSHRVVTSDDLEVATYLEIAGQRRGASIQPLAQEGPRPTEAIIIVDFGSQYSMLIARAIRECNVYCELVSPERRWEEVAHLRPKGIVLSGGPASVYEPGAPQLPDYVLSSGLPVLGICYGMQLLAHHLGGEVAPSERREYGHAMLYVDDPASPLLADLPPSFPVWMSHSDQVVRLPPGFRVLAHSDNSPTAAMADDGRLFGLQFHPEVAHTPLGKEIIRNFLYRVCGCRGDWTPRNFVAQAIEEIRHTVGGGRVLCALSGGVDSAVTATLVHRAVGDQLTCVFINNGLLRREEPERVQDTFRRHLGIPLVYVDARDVFLSRLRGVTDPEEKRKVIGETFITVFEEEAKKLGDFQFMAQGTTYPDVIESAAGLGPTAKIKTHHNVGGLPQRMSFRLLEPLRYLFKDEVRRVGLELGLPEEIVYRHPFPGPGLAVRIVGEVTPEKLEILRACDWIVMDEIKRAGLYRHLWQSFAVLTGIRSVGVMGDARTYGYVVAVRAVEAQDAMTADWARLPYQVLARISSRIVNEVPGVNRVVYDITSKPPGTIEWE
- a CDS encoding penicillin acylase family protein, giving the protein MLGRAWRYGALVAAAVLGVGVLLVRATHPRRAGKMRLPGLTHAVEVLRDRWGVPHIYAESLWDLFLALGFVQAQDRLWQMDFHRRLATGTLAEILGEKALPLDRLVRRVGIHRAAAREWEGLEGEERHLLEAYAAGVNAYIASGPPPLESILLRYRIRPWSPADSIAWARFMAWSLSGNWDQELVRLWIIERFGAETMAELEPTYPPGKPVVVPPGATSTGPGPGLGDDYSLPLAGHPMSNNWVVDGHKSATGRPLLANDPHLALVMPSLWYEVHLESPELRVAGVSLPGLPAIIIGHNQRIAWGVTAAMADQDDLYLEELDPHHPTRYRWKDGWEEGQLLREEIRVRGRGQPVVEEVLVTRHGPIITPCISGEERPLALRSVCIEEIPFAKGIMGIMRAQSWEEFRQALFYWPAPALNFVYADVDGNIGYQLAGSIPRRRRGHGIVPIPGWTGEFEWEGFVPFQELPWALNPPTHWIASANNQVALADYPHFLSATYADSPRIERIVQMLGEKERISVADCQRMQNDLLSLPGQELVRRILSLRPTDPWCQRAQSFLKVWDGTLAADSVAAAIVEVCFVHLVRKALEEKVGAWADFLLGKPVHPIREGPAFFMGAASWLLRKMEERPDWFRDRTWQEVMTEALKEATEELRRRLGDDMSRWQWGRLHRQAFRHPLGQMQALAPLFNRGPYPIGGDMNTVAQSAFIPHRGYDATSFAVSWRMIVDLADFNRSLGVLPGGQWGQPGSRHYADQLPLWLRGEYHPMLWDRQAVEGNVESRLVLEP